One Cryptomeria japonica chromosome 9, Sugi_1.0, whole genome shotgun sequence genomic window carries:
- the LOC131045748 gene encoding nuclear transcription factor Y subunit C-2-like, with protein MGERVKIGSDEEHAELREFWSKEMEEIQGLNSKEVRNKSGGDLPLARVKKIMKADESKMVSAEAVVVMGKACEMMMKELSLRAWIRTRDGKRRTLQNKDIWSGVSESEVFDFLVDVLPRPKPFHPPLLSLNAFDLVNNPFFTYGQFPNGFLWPS; from the coding sequence ATGGGGGAGAGAGTAAAAATTGGGAGTGATGAAGAACATGCCGAGTTAAGGGAGTTTTGGAGTAAGGAAATGGAGGAAATCCAAGGATTGAATAGCAAGGAAGTGAGAAACAAAAGTGGGGGTGATTTGCCATTGGCGAGAGTGAAGAAGATAATGAAAGCAGATGAGTCGAAGATGGTTTCAGCTGAGGCAGTTGTTGTGATGGGAAAGGCGTGTGAAATGATGATGAAAGAGCTGAGTTTGCGGGCGTGGATTCGAACTCGGGACGGCAAGAGACGTACCCTGCAAAACAAAGATATTTGGAGTGGTGTGAGCGAGAGTGAGGTGTTTGATTTTCTTGTGGACGTACTTCCTAGGCCAAAACCATTTCACCCTCCTCTTCTTTCCTTGAATGCTTTTGATCTTGTTAATAATCCTTTCTTCACCTATGGGCAGTTCCCCAATGGCTTCTTGTGGCCCTCCTGA